CTTCTTGATCTCGGCCAGGGTGTCGTCCGTCAGGCGCGCCAGCGGCACCCCGAGGGCGTCCAGGCCGTCGGCGGAGACGATCCCCGAACCGCCGCTGTAGGTCAGGATCGCCACCCGCCCGCGGACCGTCACCGGCACCCGGGGGTATTCCGCCAGGGTGCGGCAGAAGTCCATCATCTGCTTGAAACCCACAGCCTCCACCACCCCCACCTGGGCCAGGGCGCCGGAGACCACCGCCCCGTTGCCGGCCATGCTGGCCGTGTGGCTCTTGGCGGCTGCGGCTCCGCCGGGGCTTTTGCCGCCCTTGAGGACCACGATCGGCTTCGCGCTGCGGCGGCAAAGCTCCAGGAAGCGGCGGCCCTCGGGGATCGCCTCGAGGTAGAGGCCGACCGCCGCGGTGGCCGGGTCTGCCAGCAGGTAGTCCAAAAGATCGCACTCGTTGACGTCCACTTTGTTGCCCACCGAACAGACCTTGCTCACCCCGGCGGTGCCGTGGGTTGCAAGGTCGATCAGAAAGCCGCCCGAGAGCAGTCCGCTCTGGACCACCAGGGAGACCTTGCCCGGGATCAAACCATCGTCCCAGATGGCCGGCGAAACGAAGGAGAACACGTACCCGGCGTGGGCGTCCACCAGCCCCATGCAGTTGGGGCCCCACAGGCGGATCCCGGTTTCGCGGGCGATGGCCGCCAGCTCGGCCTGGCGCGCCGCGCCTTGGGGGCCGGCTTCGGCAAAGCCGCTGGACTCGATCATCACCCCGCGGATGCCGCGGGCCGCACACTGGCGGATGATCTCCGGCACGTGGGGCGCGGGCACGAACACGATGGCCAGGTCCAGCGGGTCGGGCAGCCCGTCCACCGACGGC
This window of the Desulfobacteraceae bacterium genome carries:
- a CDS encoding CoA-binding protein, encoding MEFFFQPRGIALIGATPNPQKGGNAILRNLLKGFTGAVYPVNPRYETIEGVRCWPSVDGLPDPLDLAIVFVPAPHVPEIIRQCAARGIRGVMIESSGFAEAGPQGAARQAELAAIARETGIRLWGPNCMGLVDAHAGYVFSFVSPAIWDDGLIPGKVSLVVQSGLLSGGFLIDLATHGTAGVSKVCSVGNKVDVNECDLLDYLLADPATAAVGLYLEAIPEGRRFLELCRRSAKPIVVLKGGKSPGGAAAAKSHTASMAGNGAVVSGALAQVGVVEAVGFKQMMDFCRTLAEYPRVPVTVRGRVAILTYSGGSGIVSADGLDALGVPLARLTDDTLAEIKK